In the Hermetia illucens chromosome 1, iHerIll2.2.curated.20191125, whole genome shotgun sequence genome, tcgacttcgatgttcagatcaatcttggcaaatgaattctcgttagcacgaattgcgtgaccatgccatcgaagacgcctctctcgcaatttctccacgatcggtgcaactctataacgatcgcggatatcctcatttcggatgtgatcaaaacgtgtcacgccactcgtccaacgcaacatcttcatctccattaccacaagacgtcgttcattgtcttccatagtctgccaacactcagaactatagaggacgacaggagggacgacattgcggtaaattttacacaccaattgtggaacgcccaTTCATTCCGGTTgccttaatgcgtgaagtaatttcataacgcagttctccattggctgatagtgttgacccgaggtatttgaatcgctcagttttgagcagatcaccgccgctgacagtgattatgcctgtttcatggggatcggtcgtcaaaaattcagttttgtttatattcaatctgagaccgtgttgcatgaggcgatcattcaattCATGCTGTCCAAAagtggacaagttgctcgagatcatttttgctatcagatgctaggaaaacatcatctgcataaagcagtgtgtagagcgctggacgttggatatcccgtgtgacggtgtgagagtgagagggcgcttccttgatgaacacgaagcggttttgatccaCCCGCCTTACTtcgcactttacttttcggattgtgatagagcaattgaacccagcgcacaagttcttctggcactaagtgttatcgtgaagcataccagatgagtttgtgtggcacacggtcaaacgctgcctctagatccagaaatgttcatggtatgggaaagtaatcgaatcggagggtaatttgaacattctgctggactacctttctttttccatattggaactgtggtactttcttgccagtcagatggtgttcttccttcctgaataacccgattaaagaattcactgagccacagtgttgggttccagctcttcgctttccagagctcagatgcgatgtcgtcaactCCTGTgactttctccgatttcattggttttattgcctcctcgactttagttgtggaactgctccaaatgtcggcaatgattgtggaaatggaggatgagtaaattcttcaattgaaatctgctcgtatTCTCGTCAGCTATTCGTTGCGGCTCGTCGGTTGgtaagtaccgttcttgtcattaacgcaacagaaatgttcgatatcctgtgtgcgttcgttacggcttttggcaagtcaatacagatctctcccgccatcccgagtgtccagtttatcgtaaaaatttttgtaatggtccgcttgggtgacagcgactgctttctttacttctcggttggcattcttataaatgtaCCAATTGggcagtgttttatcgtcgagaaatttgtagtagaggcgtttcttttcacaaaccttcatttcaacatcgtcattcgaaAGCCAAGTAGTTCGGTTGATGTATCGGTTACCCGGtttggtgactccgagggttgcagaagccgctctatggatcgtgtttttcatttgattccacgatgcttccacattcgtaatggttggtaatcgcgtaagtgagatcattttttctttcttctcacgaaatcgccaccatttaatgcgcggcgggccagtgcgttcctcatgcccttttatcggtggcttaattcgcaggatggcaatcaacggccgatgttgaggtgcgatggtcttatagggaacggctttgcaattagTAACAgttgtaaaatgttggcgtcttatgagaatatagtcgctttgcattttactgttcccactataaaatgtaggaagatgagacaatcgtttgatgaaccatgtattcataagtgcaaggtcatgggtgtccgcaaaatcgattatacgctcgccaccttcattgcgcgctccggacccctttcccccatggcacctattaccgtctgccttttcacccacatgaccattaaggtcgccggcaatgattatgtaatcatcagcaggcacgtgacaagtcttttcatcgagaagttgccagaaggcatctttctcggcatcaggtcgacctgtctgtggtgcatacgcggtgaagaagtgaatagtgcgatcagctgatataatggtgaacttcatcagccgattatcagatcgctcgacttctttaatggcatcacggaaactctctgagatggcaatgccaacaccatattaagtgtgtgggctaccaaaatagagaagtttatagtcattcttaccgcgttcgcgttcaatgtgtagcttttggcaccagcccATCGGGTTTCCtgcagagtgcagatatcaatgcgccttttcctaaggctcttgcgagttcctcggtcagttaggataccaacatttaccgtgcagacatgtatttgttttgttcggactaacttacttacgttcttacgccgtccatgcgtcaagaacccttgcccatttctcgacaggaccggggcccatcctgccgcatcgactgaggtgaacgccctagcatttctccgaggcttgtgactcaatccgatcatcatgtttctaacgacattgtatgcattttcttggtcggcctgtcgcgggacctgtcaccaagacagatcagataggatttagcacaTTGGGATAACtcaaactatactctatttatgtCTTTCTcgaatctcagcattttatttttgttttactgagtatAGTACAAAGAacttgcctcaaaccctcctactTTACCTGAACCAgcttactatgttaatagcCTGGTGGAGTTCTGGAAACAACCAATTGGAGAGGAGCAAAAGTAAAAAAACTCATCTTTCTCTTGATCAGCTACCAAATCAATGCAATACCACACCACACCAAACCCAAACGTGTAACACATGCTCACAAACGGATACGCATACGCTTCGAAAGAGCTGGAAGCTTGATTGTTGAAATAACGCCTTATACAGCCTTGGTCATAATTATTAGGCACCCTATATTTTATGTCTTAAACTCTTTTAGTGATTTAATCAATTAGGTCGTAAAATTCatacaatattattaatattttgttggTGCACTTTTGGCCTGTATTATAGCAGCTATCATTTGCGTTTTACTCCTATATTAGCTCCTCAAATTGCTGAGCGCATGTGGCGTTCCATTCTTGGAACGTTTTTGAGCATTATTTTGGATGTAATGCTATGGTTCCTTACTTTGTGCTTTAGGGTGCCCTAAAGATCTTCGATGCGGTTCACATCTGGGGACTCGCATTGTGGTGGCTGATTTGGTAATAGTGTTAGAATTTAATACCATTCAAGTCGGTGTTACCGAAAATGTGCGTTAATGGAGGCATCAAGCCAATTTCTAACATATTTATATACGCTATTTATCTAATCTTCAAAAAAGACCATTTCCCCGATGCCACTTACACCCATacatttcaacaggataaaacTGTTTCCTCCGTGCATAACCGTGGCCGTCCCACAATTCAGACAATATTCTTCACCAACATGACATCCCATGGACGTCacacttgatttttttatcCCTGCGAAAAAGAGTTTGGTCATCATTTTCATTTCGCATCAATGTTGACGTCGTCAAACCCATTCCAAGCGATTCTTTTTTGTTCTGCTTTAAAAGTTACGGTTTCTTTCTAGCTTCATAACCGTTAAGATCCATTTTGGCAAGTCTCTTTCTTGCGGTATGAACACAAAtaacctttttattttttttggcagATCCAAGGCAATTTTTTTAACATGATTAACAGGCCCGCGAATAAGTTCCTTGTTCTGGCCTGTCGCGTCTTCTCCCCGATTTTGATCTATTAGCGTGGGAGCCTATCTCTTTAAATGTTTTAATAGCAGACTGAACTGCTCACCGCGAGCAGTTCACATAATCTTAATATTTCAACGTGAGACTTTATTTTTctctaaaaaaaatgtatttttttcgttttgctATTGAAAGCTCACTCATTTCGGAAACACAAAAATCGGACTTAACCAAGAAAACAACAAAGCGCCACGTACTTGGACTAACAATAGCAAACACGAACTGACAACACATCATcaagaaaaaactgaaaacacTTCTCAGATGTTTTATCATAAAAAGTTTCAtgttgtctttttaaggttttctgtgagaaaaaccttgttagaatcgagtcaatgtctatctgtccgtctgtctgtcacactcgatttattcggaaacgattgaaccaattgtcacgaaatttgatgagaagaagTAATCTGCcaatccctttatatatagcgacgccattttatgttgggttgggagaaaaaaaaacaggatcaATTTGGTATCTCACACTGTTCTTCTTTTATTTCAACTTCTTTTTCTATCGTTCTTATGTGATCGCCCAGGGCTTTAAGTATTAATTAATATTACCAACAAATAAAGTCACAGTTATCAAGCCATTCAAGCGCCTAGTCTAGTCTCCTCATAAATGTATCTTAAGTTCGTGCAAATCTGCTATATGCCATTACGAAATTCTTTCAGGGAATATGGAGAAGAGAAAAAACCCTCTTTGAAAACAAttgtaaaatatataaatgcaAAGCGTCAAGctctatatatataatatcataaaatatataaacacaAACACCTAAGTTCAATAAAAAAGTCAACTCAATAGTAACACATATTTGCaatcattcattttttttcagcgTCTCAAAATGGTAAGCTTCCTGCTATATGAAGATGTGGCTGATAAAATCATCTACCCGGAATTTTTTGACGAATTCAATCTACCAAATACGTTCAATTCATGGTTTCTAGTCACAGAGTTGCACGTTTGGATGCTGCTATTGCGAGCGATGGCCGAAGGAAGCGAATCAGGTGAAGACGGTAGATTTATCCGCAATAGCATTGTCGAAGCCATGTGGGCGGATGTGAACACCCGAGCCAAGAAACTAGGAGTTAGtattatgaaaaacaaaaagtaaaTGCTAAGTTGTTAATTATTATGTATTTTCTATAGGCCAACAATCCATCCGGCACGCGAGCACAAATCGAAATACTCTCGGAACAATTTCAAGCTGCGCTCATAGCTTATGATGAAGGTGTCATGTCTGATGACAAAGTCCTCGCGGGAGCTCTGTGGCGGCGATTTTTTGAAAAGAACTGTGAAAACTATGTTCTGTTGGAACGTTTAGTTAGTTACGTACGACAACAAGTAAAAATGCTAGATTCATTGAATAGGGAAGATTTTATAGGGAAACCGAAGATTCGGTGGATTCCGTTGAAAGATGTTAAATGTTAGGAATTAAAGAGGGCAAAGTTTTTTGGTTATAAGTAGACAATTTTAGGAATCAAGGTGGGGCGCATTAAACGGGATATCATTTTTGATATGCCTTTCAAATCAAACTGAAATTGCTACCAAAACGAGCATATTAAATAAGAAAATACATACAAGTTaagaaatattgtttttttatttgttgtgGATATTATGTATTTGCCTTCGAATGAAGGTTCCACGCGAAAGTTATGCTTTCCAAGCTTtatgttaaaatcgattcatgcaCTGTTTGTCCGTCCGTTCAGTAGTCCTTTTCTTTCGGAAGTAATTATTCAATAATGGTGAATCTATCGACACGGAATTTAGCGACTATCTGGGAATTGGAAAAAATCAGTGTGTGCTCCCCATAAATCTAAAATCTCTTTCTTAGAGTGGGCCATATGCTCGAATGGCACGATAAGAGCCCAAACCAACTAATTAAACATTGAATTACGATtactttttcctttcttcctcaaATTATCAACATTCTCTTGACAGGCATGAAATAGAAAAACTGCCTATGTTTAGTTAAAGCAAATTATATCGTTGTTTACACGTGCGGTATTTTAGGGATCAATTATATACATGGGTAGTTCAGcaaacacttcgatccctcccgtgtcattatacaaaaattcacATGTCCTTGCCAGCGCGAGgatccgcaccggatcctgaaagaCAAGTCAAACACGAGAATTCGCGCGAGTTTATCGGAGTAACTAACAcccgagctaaacctggaaaagaaagaaataaaaaaggCTTGAGTGCGTGTgaggagccgtaaaactccaaACCCGAGCGCCGTaatcgaaaaggaggatccacgacggactATAACCTCGATCATCATTCCTCTTGCCTCAGATATTTAGTGGGGCGCGGCCTGTGAGGTTCCCTTcctgccttgacatcctcaggtcattatattggaggatgtccTTTATGTGAGATTTTTCGGGGCTAAGGAGAAAAGGAGAAGAAGGGACacctcaaattaaagaaatttaattgaaattaatgGTACTGTATATTCAAGCTCAAAagaaactcaacaaaaaaaatggaaagggaTAGAtgataattaaaaatatttaaaaagaaaaactaacataataaaacaaatcgtacggaaataaataaaaatagtagGAAGAGAAAAcacataaaaacaaaatattaatatattaatgaaagtgatcatttacttTCATTGTCTTAAAAAGACTCATAATTCCTCACCCAGGGCTCGGGATGATGTTTGCCAAAGTCAGCTTTTAAAGCTACCTCATTTGTTAATTTCAATTTAACAGTTTCTTGGATATTGAAATGAGTTGAAAAGTCTCTATTAGTGAAAATCAGTGGTTTCCTCTAAAAATTGTAGAGCGTTGCCTACGAAACATGTATGTTATGCTAGTTTGAATCAATTTTATGTGTATATTGCCTGCCGATAGACCAAACCCGCACATGACCGGCATCCGATTATAGTAGAGTGCGAATCAGAATCTCAGGAAACCGACAATcttaaattttgattttaatttcattGTTGGCAAAATATACTTACGTATATATCCATGCTTGCATATCTTTTTGGAATAAAGTTAAATGGCTGCGATTCCTGTTGCTTGATTTACGTCTAAGTAcggaaccacctgagacgtacaaactgccttcatttagATCGATCAGGCGGCGATTCAGGCGAGATCTTGTGTTGCACATCAAAGaatgcaagacaaagtatatagtgacaatgtcagcaccgaaaaccaaccaacccgacaaatcaaactgcactggtcaaacgggaagaatagatAGGAGATTATAAGTTtaggaccgttgataatttctcctatctagggtcaaaaatcacaaccgataatacgaggatgaaatccacgcacggttgttgtcagccaacagagcctatttcagcttacaaaaactgtttcgctcgaaacgtctcaccatagggtcaaagctcttattgtacaagactatgatcttgccagttctcatgtattcctcggagacttggaatcttagcaagaagaattgtgaactcttggccgcattcgagagaagaatcctccgaagaat is a window encoding:
- the LOC119646509 gene encoding ubiquinol-cytochrome-c reductase complex assembly factor 1, whose protein sequence is MLACTRLATRCVCLHNCQGLMQRGVQATCASLYGNQLHFLESRQANRPGQSSLSFSTGVIQSDDIGIFKKALKRFGFAGSEKARLKMVSFLLYEDVADKIIYPEFFDEFNLPNTFNSWFLVTELHVWMLLLRAMAEGSESGEDGRFIRNSIVEAMWADVNTRAKKLGANNPSGTRAQIEILSEQFQAALIAYDEGVMSDDKVLAGALWRRFFEKNCENYVLLERLVSYVRQQVKMLDSLNREDFIGKPKIRWIPLKDVKC